From one Perca flavescens isolate YP-PL-M2 chromosome 19, PFLA_1.0, whole genome shotgun sequence genomic stretch:
- the arhgef40 gene encoding pleckstrin homology domain-containing family G member 4B translates to MGSEAMEDCVQGALSSLYPPFESTAPPLLSQVFSVLESTYQHDSLRYLLDYFVPAKHLLHKLQQHACSQYLGCLFLHSGWPLCLGEKVVIQLSTLDWRILRSNDFYLQVVPFSTRCPRLALKCLAPGGRTVQEILVPESQHPLVFTAEWLHSVNKERGYKREVGGGLDTCLVSTCDGVIRLPWKEVVYPKFIHDPSEELGLMSNRLPSEGGSSLGGWGGSSSGELDSWSWDEEEDDGLSPDGLASEPALPRRRRSEDGLGRTARHPQLDGDYVELLEPRLGPDGGVDTRQRYLEMHGICKTKTLPLCRRGKAIKLRKGRAWGYGRLEGSGSFRAVLGAKRDVGTPKGAILPPRPPPVVTEPGRGRRSYSSSVHDSDEGDKTSRDSEGLESHRLCFDGLFKERRPGVGKERDSNGLTQPCRDNHKGKDSESGDSFVANEIHDLTNHKIGHVIEGHSDHGSHSDSVFEDTDKPLSGDSDATTPTSDAPERPFTGEITNSGSKMKNSSNPKVTEERDDRKTEDRVCPRGKEVKTAGFRAPRRKRKGKGAKGRARSGGRTHQKGSKHQGKAAQPSHTTCSALTKLPPTEENQRKQADEPDGVPPSINEDTRKSSAEKEAESLPVCNGQSGTSLLNHSKEEAGSGETCPDQINAVTSKVPPLLRELDTELLQSGKLKLTGTVDRLGRALVVTEMDVSEESFSEEEMARVLACYHRITRPAAKEKGLTVLMDCRRSPPSTLGLSALKLFQALVPGGLASVLVLVEEQQESLSHNVEGAEIHMVRGTGVLQQYVDKQQLPKEMDGDFIHCHSDWLAFRLSLESLTERCESALALLGEALQSMDTEPMPDNIKAVPLSIDKHRQLMASVLADQRLTEPQQRGGAWLAGLTNSATGLAQKSPDCRAALAATSKLYDSVDDALHRLVRLSNQRGRDLEALGRLAALVDKLEKCDKEIEQVQSQLEDYKDPPLSLSRLSLKQQKFKTFRETANELYSETLSVLSNLEGWCELDWAGLSDIQIRLPPVREKLRDMSHCLSDCWTTLDNTQRLLSTLTEATQWCEVVSSTPSSPSSSSSTCPLASLPPIPPSRFQDARSLAIELGGGALLDLWTQTVERYQRTVAQVKPRFLQPDRAQNQGQGRPKTPSASSLWDLMGSEGEADWGLGAGGGEGGLQSWGSLASLFRPQTCSTLKIGEEKGNKKEGAVGGGAGGAGGGKFLQNLLNPAKKSPTEAPLPPKPPRKRHPSFDLQALLAPRRGAATPKPEPPAGGASRNSPMSWLGRRTAADPVIATSMAAAIPGWGGGGGGGGVLIRGVEVSSKEVVDHTGSPRQHVLLGRTERETGTDRAGSTAQSKLYLLWCRMLSSERQYVAILKGVEETYLPLLELSDTPAPIRGKADTLFPNWASLSTFHSQKLLPAMEGALVQSLLQQDCFSKYREQFLQYSHYIRSKPELDSPLVTQAADFFKSKLPPASPLSPLSFPHCLQAPTQRLEQYCEALEELGGINPASDSALSILRHAQQHGEDLRASDLIIGCPIPVAERGELVRQGELTVCGGARRKRAGVRNVFLYQHVVIFTKQKSPSPGRTAYSYKHSIKTSEMGLTQSVGGEGVKFEVWVRQAPRTRDCITLQAKDREDKAAWTHDIAHLLWTHAINNTELCLKESLCMGISSKLLLDATGTQGSELDSIYSLNDRVHSSCSDSSSVGSQKEGGSPASGRDPRRSSGSTSYSQSQSPSTAV, encoded by the exons ATG GGTTCGGAGGCAATGGAGGACTGTGTGCAGGGGGCGCTCTCATCGCTTTATCCTCCCTTTGAGAGCACGGCACCACCCCTCCTCTCCCAG GTCTTTTCAGTTCTGGAGTCGACCTATCAACACGACAGTCTTCGCTACCTCCTGGACTACTTCGTTCCTGCCAAGCACCTCCTGCACAAACTCCAGCAGCACGCCTGC TCTCAGTACCTTGGCTGCTTGTTCCTTCACTCCGGCTGGCCTCTGTGTTTAGGGGAGAAAGTGGTCATACAGCTGTCCACCTTGGACTGGAGGATCCTGCGCAGTAATGACTTCTACCTGCAAGTGGTGCCTTTCTCGACACGCTGCCCCCGTCTGGCCTTAAAATGTCTGGCCCCTGGGGGGCGCACGGTTCAGGAAATCTTGGTACCCGAGTCACAGCACCCCCTTGTGTTCACCGCTGAGTGGCTGCACAGCGTCAACAAAGAACGGGGCTACAAGAGAGAAG TTGGAGGAGGACTTGACACCTGCCTGGTCAGTACCTGTGATGGTGTCATTCGACTTCCGTGGAAGGAGGTTGTCTACCCAAAATTCATCCATGACCCTTCTGAGGAGCTGGGCCTGATGTCCAACCGCCTGCCCAGTGAGGGGGGCAGCAGCCTTGGGGGCTGGGGTGGCTCATCGTCCGGAGAACTGGACTCCTGGTCctgggatgaggaggaagatgatGGTTTATCACCAGACGGCTTGGCCTCTGAGCCTGCACTTCCCCGGCGAAGGCGCAGCGAAGATGGGCTTGGGCGGACAGCAAGGCACCCTCAGCTGGACGGGGACTATGTGGAGCTGTTGGAGCCCAGATTGGGTCCTGATGGAGGGGTTGACACGAGGCAGAGGTATCTGGAGATGCATGGAATTTGTAAGACGAAGACTTTGCCTCTGTGCAGGAGAGGTAAAGCTATCAAACTCCGGAAGGGGAGAGCTTGGGGATATGGGAGACTGGAAGGGTCAGGAAGCTTTCGTGCTGTGCTTGGTGCCAAAAGAGACGTAGGTACCCCAAAAGGTGCCATTTTACCACCTCGGCCTCCACCAGTAGTCACTGAACCTGGCAGAGGGAGGCGGTCTTACTCCTCTTCTGTCCACGACTCTGATGAAGGAGACAAAACAAGCAGAGACTCTGAGGGCCTGGAAAGCCACCGGCTTTGTTTTGATGGCCTTTTCAAAGAGAGGAGGCCCGGCGTGGGCAAGGAGAGAGATAGCAACGGCCTCACGCAGCCGTGCAGAGACAATCACAAAGGTAAAGACTCTGAGAGTGGCGACAGCTTTGTCGCAAATGAAATCCATGACTTGACGAACCACAAAATCGGGCACGTTATAGAGGGCCACTCAGATCATGGATCTCATTCAGACTCTGTTTTCGAGGATACAGATAAACCACTGAGTGGAGACAGTGATGCCACAACCCCAACATCAGACGCACCAGAGAGACCATTCACTGGAGAAATCACCAACAGTGGGTCTAAAATGAAAAACTCGTCAAACCCAAAGGTGACAGAGGAAAGGGATGACAGGAAGACGGAGGACAGAGTTTGTCCCAGAGGAAAGGAAGTTAAAACTGCAGGATTCAGGGCGCCAAG GAGGAAAAGGAAGGGAAAGGGGGCCAAAGGTAGGGCTAGGTCTGGTGGTCGTACACACCAGAAGGGATCAAAACATCAGGGTAAAGCTGCTCAACCAAGTCACACCACCTGCTCTGCTTTGACAAAGCTGCCACCCACAGAGGAGAACCAAAGAAAACAGGCAGACGAACCTGACGGAGTGCCCCCTTCAATTAATGAAGACACGAGGAAAAGCAGTGCAG AGAAAGAAGCCGAATCTTTGCCTGTCTGCAATGGCCAATCAGGCACATCTTTACTAAACCACTCTAAAGAGGAGGCAGGGTCAGGAGAGACGTGTCCGGACCAAATAAATGCTGTTACATCTAAAGTGCCCCCCCTGCTGAGGGAACTGGACACAGAGCTCCTGCAGTCAGGGAAGCTAAAGTTGACAG GCACAGTGGACAGGCTGGGACGCGCTCTGGTTGTCACAGAGATGGATGTATCAGAGGAGAGCTTCtctgaggaggagatggcccgggTCTTGGCCTGCTACCACAGAATCACTCG GCCGGCAGCCAAAGAAAAAGGTCTCACAGTATTAATGGACTGCAGACGCTCTCCACCCTCCACCCTCGGCCTCTCTGCTCTTAAATTGTTCCAG GCGTTGGTTCCTGGCGGCCTCGCATCTGTTCTGGTTTTGGTGGAAGAGCAGCAGGAGTCTCTTTCTCATAATGTAGAAGGAGCAGAG ATCCACATGGTGCGAGGAACAGGGGTCCTTCAGCAATATGTTGACAAGCAACAGCTGCCCAAAGAGATGGATGGAGACTTCATCCACTGTCACTCAGACTGGCTGGCCTTCAGACTA AGTCTGGAGAGTCTGACAGAGCGCTGTGAGAGCGCCCTTGCGCTCCTCGGAGAAGCACTGCAGTCTATGGACACTGAGCCAATGCCTGACAACATCAAG GCCGTTCCTCTGAGCAttgacaaacacagacagctgATGGCGAGCGTCCTGGCCGACCAGCGCTTAACTGAACCACAGCAAAGGGGCGGGGCCTGGCTCGCGGGACTGACCAATAGTGCAACTGGACTGGCACAGAAGTCACCAGACTGCAG GGCTGCTCTTGCAGCAACCTCTAAACTCTACGACAGCGTAGATGACGCCCTCCATCGGCTCGTCCGATTGTCCAACCAGAGAGGTCGGGACCTGGAAGCTCTGGGACGACTAGCGGCGTTGGTGGACAAACTGGAAAAG TGTGATAAGGAGATTGAGCAAGTACAGTCACAGCTGGAAGACTACAAGGACCCTCCTCTGTCCCTCAGCAGACTCTCGCTCAAACAGCAGAAATTCAAGACATTCAGAGAAACAGCCAAT GAGCTGTACAGTGAGACTCTGTCAGTGCTCAGCAATTTGGAGGGCTGGTGCGAGTTGGACTGGGCAGGCCTAAGCGACATCCAGATCCGACTTCCTCCGGTCAGGGAGAAACTGAGAGACATGTCccactgtctgtctgactgctgGACCACCCTGGATAACACACAGAGGCTGCTGTCCACACTGACCGAG GCCACCCAGTGGTGTGAGGTAGTCtcctccaccccctcctccccatcttcctcttcttccaccTGTCCTCTCGCCTCTCTCCCCCCGATCCCCCCGTCCCGTTTCCAGGACGCTCGTTCCTTAGCCATAGAGCTGGGCGGCGGGGCGCTCCTGGATCTCTGGACCCAGACGGTAGAGCGCTACCAGCGCACCGTAGCGCAAGTTAAACCTCGCTTCCTCCAGCCTGACAGGGCCCagaatcagggccaggggaggcCAAAGACGCCGTCTGCCAGCAGCCTGTGGGACCTGATGGGTTCTGAGGGAGAGGCCGACTGGGGACTGGGAGCTGGAGGAGGCGAGGGGGGGCTGCAGTCCTGGGGATCTCTGGCATCGCTGTTCAGGCCGCAGACCTGCTCCACGCTGAAGATAGGAGAGGAGAAAGGGAATAAGAAAGAGGGAGCAGTGGGAGGAGGAGCAGGCGGAGCTGGAGGAGGGAAGTTCCTGCAGAACCTTCTGAATCCTGCAAAGAAGAGT CCCACGGAGGCCCCGCTCCCTCCCAAGCCCCCCAGGAAGCGCCACCCAAGCTTTGACCTCCAGGCTCTTCTGGCTCCCCGCAGAGGCGCGGCTACCCCTAAACCTGAGCCCCCGGCGGGTGGGGCGAGCCGCAACTCCCCCATGTCCTGGCTGGGGAGACGGACGGCAGCTGACCCAGTGATTgccactagcatggctgcaGCCATCCCTGGATggggcggaggaggaggaggaggaggggtgttAATTCGAGGGGTGGAGGTCAGCAGCAAGGAGGTGGTGGACCACACGGGGTCGCCACGGCAACACGTGCTGCTAGGGAGGActgagagggagacagggacaGATAGGGCGGGATCAACTGCACAGAG TAAGCTGTACCTGCTCTGGTGTAGGATGCTGAGTTCAGAGAGGCAGTATGTGGCCATCCTGAAGGGGGTAGAAGAGACATACCTCCCCTTACTGGAGCTCTCAGACACCCCGGCCCCCATCAGGGGGAAGGCGGACACCCTCTTCCCCAACTGGGCCAGCCTCAGCACCTTTCACTCGCAGAAACTACTCCCTGCCATGGAGGGCGCTCTTGTGCAGAGCTTGTTGCAACAGGACTGCTTCAGCAAATAT CGGGAGCAGTTCCTGCAGTACTCCCACTACATCAGGAGCAAACCAGAACTGGACTCTCCGCTGGTCACACAGGCTGCCGACTTCTTTAAA TCCAAACTCCCCCCggcctcccccctctctcccctgtcCTTCCCTCACTGTCTTCAGGCTCCCACTCAGAGGCTGGAGCAGTACTGTGAGGCCTTAGAGGAGCTGGGAGGGATAAACCCCGCCTCAGACTCCGCCCTCTCCATCCTGAGGCACGCCCAACAGCATGGCGAGGACCTCAGGGCCAGTGACCTCATCATCGGATGTCCG ATCCCAGTGGCGGAGCGTGGCGAGCTGGTACGGCAGGGCGAGCTGACGGTGTGCGGGGGGGCTCGTAGGAAGCGGGCGGGCGTGAGAAATGTTTTCCTCTACCAGCACGTCGTCATCTTCACCAAACAGAAGAGCCCCAGCCCGGGACGCACCGCCTACAGCTACAAACACAGCATCAAG ACCAGTGAGATGGGTCTGACTCAGAGCGTGGGTGGGGAGGGAGTGAAGTTCGAAGTTTGGGTCCGACAGGCTCCTCGAACCAGAGACTGCATCACGTTGCAAGCCAAGGACAGGGAAGACAAGGCAGCCTGGACTCATGACATTGCCCATCTGCTGTGGACACACGCCATCAACAACACAG AGTTGTGTCTGAAGGAGTCACTCTGCATGGGAATTTCCAGTAAGCTGCTGCTGGATGCGACAGGAACTCAAGGCTCAGAACTGGACTCCATCTACAGTCTCAATGACAGAG